A genome region from Eurosta solidaginis isolate ZX-2024a chromosome 2, ASM4086904v1, whole genome shotgun sequence includes the following:
- the Fgop2 gene encoding FGFR1 oncogene partner 2 homolog, protein MSNMSVGQIIMDAQRIASRVKDLELLGNALLVEAEGNNRLVESLRQFQDDMDSLNRVTNNKSNSEMVNRIQQQNATSSEILKENRELKICIEDYERTMEFIMQKYREHTTSKLLESKINFKEVYNEELWIIIREQRAKIKEMAVVMQRAASADDDAVHRDIETMSRLRKENQILRELLQISKQFGSAYQPIKMNDHMFEEKGVQTEGANDDSADELSLSATSIENINNNSVISVSPNAVAEVNTNSSSNTNNTCTADIVNDVVSKPTTLNNVVENNNGPLLGVDEPAVTISIIPPIKHADVLSTSTAVNSNTHDTAVANTVAVADNTLPATGKISNALTPTANTTPTVESAKTAT, encoded by the coding sequence ATGTCAAATATGTCTGTCGGGCAGATAATTATGGACGCACAGCGTATTGCAAGTCGCGTTAAAGATTTGGAATTGTTGGGTAATGCTTTGCTGGTAGAAGCAGAGGGTAATAATCGCTTGGTGGAAAGTTTGCGACAATTTCAAGATGACATGGATTCATTAAATCGCGTTACCAATAATAAATCCAATTCAGAAATGGTAAATCgtatacaacaacaaaatgccACAAGTTCAGAAATATTAAAAGAGAATCGTGAATTAAAAATATGCATTGAGGACTATGAACGTACCATGGAgtttataatgcaaaaatatcgtGAACATACAACAAGTAAACTACTcgaaagtaaaataaattttaaagaagtCTATAATGAAGAATTATGGATTATTATACGCGAACAGCGTGCAAAAATCAAGGAAATGGCGGTAGTAATGCAACGTGCTGCATCAGCGGATGATGATGCTGTTCATCGTGATATAGAAACAATGTCACGGTTACGCAAAGAAAACCAAATACTACGTgaactattacaaatttcaaaacaattcGGTTCAGCTTATCAACCAATAAAAATGAATGATCATATGTTCGAAGAGAAGGGTGTACAAACAGAAGGTGCTAATGATGATTCGGCCGATGAGCTATCGCTATCTGCAACATcaatagaaaatattaataataattcaGTGATTTCTGTATCACCAAATGCAGTTGCTGAAGTTAAtaccaacagcagcagcaacactaACAACACTTGCACTGCCGATATAGTAAATGATGTAGTAAGCAAACCAACAACATTAAACAATGTTGTAGAAAATAATAATGGGCCTTTGTTAGGTGTGGATGAACCGGCGGTGACGATTTCAATAATTCCTCCAATTAAGCATGCTGACGTATTAAGTACGTCAACTGCTGTGAATTCGAATACACATGATACAGCCGTAGCAAACACTGTCGCTGTGGCAGATAATACTCTGCCAGCAACGGGGAAAATATCTAATGCGTTGACACCTACAGCCAATACAACCCCAACAGTAGAATCAGCTAAAACTGCAACATGA